In Streptomyces nojiriensis, one genomic interval encodes:
- a CDS encoding transglycosylase SLT domain-containing protein, whose product MSNTVIRRIAASKKALAGSVVALGVAGSMLAAVPAQAAPVSAKAIAQQMIKDPAQFAAFDKIISHESGWDYTATNASSGAYGLAQALPASKMASAGADWKTNPATQIKWGLDYMNDRYGSPVGAWNFWSANHWY is encoded by the coding sequence GTGTCCAACACCGTCATCCGCCGCATCGCCGCTTCCAAGAAGGCCCTCGCGGGCTCCGTCGTCGCCCTGGGCGTCGCCGGCTCCATGCTCGCCGCCGTTCCCGCCCAGGCGGCCCCGGTGAGCGCCAAGGCGATCGCGCAGCAGATGATCAAGGACCCGGCCCAGTTCGCCGCGTTCGACAAGATCATCTCCCATGAGAGCGGCTGGGACTACACCGCGACCAACGCCTCTTCCGGTGCCTACGGCCTGGCCCAGGCCCTGCCGGCCTCGAAGATGGCCTCCGCGGGTGCGGACTGGAAGACCAACCCGGCCACCCAGATCAAGTGGGGCCTGGACTACATGAACGACCGCTACGGCAGCCCGGTCGGCGCCTGGAACTTCTGGTCCGCCAACCACTGGTACTAA
- a CDS encoding TIGR03086 family metal-binding protein, which translates to MTGTAILDLRPQARVVAGLVAAVPDAGLAGPTPCPGYTVAGLVGHLAGLSAAFRDAARKDLGATTDTPPGTAVPVLPACWREELPGVLGELAEAWRDPAAWSGMTRAGGVDLPGSVAAVVAADELVVHGWDLARATGLEYVPDPAALRASYGFLREAAQDAGRGGGIFGAVVPVPEGAPLLERAIGLSGRDPAWTPPSP; encoded by the coding sequence ATGACGGGTACGGCGATCCTGGATCTGCGGCCGCAGGCCCGGGTCGTGGCCGGTCTGGTGGCCGCTGTTCCCGACGCCGGGCTTGCCGGCCCGACGCCCTGTCCCGGGTACACGGTCGCCGGTCTGGTGGGTCACCTCGCGGGCCTGTCTGCTGCTTTCCGTGACGCCGCCCGCAAGGACCTGGGTGCCACGACGGACACGCCTCCCGGCACGGCCGTGCCCGTTCTGCCTGCGTGCTGGCGTGAGGAGCTGCCCGGGGTCCTGGGTGAGCTGGCCGAGGCCTGGCGGGACCCGGCGGCCTGGAGCGGCATGACCCGTGCGGGCGGTGTGGACCTGCCCGGGTCCGTCGCTGCCGTGGTGGCCGCCGACGAGCTGGTGGTCCACGGATGGGATCTGGCCCGGGCCACTGGCCTGGAGTACGTCCCCGACCCGGCCGCGCTGCGTGCCTCGTACGGGTTCCTGCGGGAGGCCGCGCAGGACGCGGGCCGCGGCGGGGGCATCTTCGGTGCGGTCGTGCCCGTGCCGGAGGGCGCCCCGCTGCTGGAGCGGGCCATCGGCCTGAGCGGCCGCGACCCGGCCTGGACGCCGCCGTCCCCCTGA